The segment CCACAGGTCTGGGAACAGAATTGCTTTCGATTTCTGACTTTTAATTTCTAGTAAGACAGGGAAGTGTTTTCTGGTTCTTGAGCCACAAATGCTGCTGTAAGTGGATCCAGAACCAGCTTTGCTGGAGGTTTATCAGCTTATCTTTAGGAATATGTAATACCCAGCTAATGCTGTCAATAAAGAGTGCACCTTAGGCTGCACCTTTATCCTCCTTTTTCCAGATGCCCCTGGGAGGCAGAGTTATCCCTGAGGCCTGGTTTGATCTGCTGCctgcttccctctggagctggtgCTATGGTGgaggtgctgccctgctcctggtggAATTGGATGGGTTGTTACTCTGGATATGTGAAGCAGAAGGGAGGGCAGAAGAAGGGATGGTGTCAGCAAAGGCCAGAAAAAAACTCCAGCAAAACAACAACTTTTGCAAGTGGGCAAAGCCAGAGCAAAACAATGTATCACACTCTGACAGCTTTGACTTCCTCCAGAAAACCTGGCTGAGGTCCCAAAGGGCTGGTGCTGGTGTTGGGTCAGTGTGAGTGAGACGAGGCCACCGTGGTGATGCTGCCAGACTCCCATGTGTGACCCTGTGCTGGTTCCAGGGAACCCGTGGGACAGAGGGTGAGCTGGAGCCACCCAGACTGTGGCTGAGgttgcagcaggagctgagctggccccatggctgcaTTTTCTACAGCCTCTCTTGGAGCTGTTGTCTGGCTGCCTTTGcttccctctctttcctctcGCTCTGTGATGTGGTTGGTGTTGAGGTGGTCTCCAGCTCCACATCCATGGGTTCATtctgtgcctggagctgtgctcagggattgAGTTCCTCCCCTATCTCCTGCCAGGGAGAGGCCTCGTGGGGCTCTGCTGTCAGCAAGAAACAATCCTGCCATTCATCCCAACGTGTGACATTAACATGGGGAAAAGGGATGTTTGTCCCTGGGATTAGCCATGCTCTGGGAAAGGCTGGCCGTGTGGCCAGCTcgtgctccagctctgcctggggtgTGATCCCACACTTCCTGGGATCCCAGTCCACTGTTAGAATGGTGCCATAGTCATCTTATCATCCTAATGCAAATTTCATGCTCCTAACTGATGTTAGCTTTGACTTGGGTGGGGACAGATCCCAAAGTGAGAGGAAATGGAACTGCTGTAGGCCCAGAAATATCCCTGTCCAGTGAGGACAGTACAGAGCCTGCACAAGCAGGGAGAGAcaagcagctcagctgggactTAAtaaacactgccctgcccttccAGCCCTGTAGTGGGAACGGCCAGAGGCCTTCCCAAaggaccaggctgctctgggaccTGGAAAAGAGGGAGCTGCTCCTACCATGCCatcactgctctgccctgggaatACTTGTGTGTGCAGTTAACCTGTGTGCTGGAGTCGTGACCCAGCTTGTCAGCTTAGCAGAGCCCTGCAAAGCCTGCAGCGGATTAGCTCTGCCTCCACACgcagccccatcctgctggaTCCATGGAAACCTTCCAGCAGGGCTCTGACATTGCAATGGATGCAGATGTCACGTaagaggcagcagggctggccctgaGTCAGTAACACCCggggctctgtggggctccctgcagtcactgctgttCCATGGGAACAGTTAGAAATTGCTGCATCTGCTGCCTGACCTTCCCCTctggggagggaagcaggaggggaCCTTTTACAGGACTTACTTTCTCAAGtggcttttcttcttctgtggcTGTGGGGGGTAGGCCAGGGGGACAAACCACACTGGAAATCTGGGGTTCTTGCCTTCTCTCTCCCTTGCCAGACTGGGTTTTCCAGCCTCCCCAGCACTCTCTGCCTCACTTGCcctccctcagcatccctgtgcaGTGTGAGCAGTGTCACCTGTAACGTCCCTCCTGTCACTGCCCGTGGTCTGAATGTAAATCCTGAGCTTTAAACCAAGTAACAAATTCCCTGTTCATCTGTCTGCCGGGGATGGATGCTGGTGTCTCACTGCTGGCTGCCCTAGgctctctgctccagccagcagcattcccacctGCAGCTCTTGGTGGGCTCTGCCAGACCCACTCTGCTGGGTCTTCTGCTATCCCAGATACATCTTAATTTAACAGGGCTTTCCCTTTATTCCATAAACTAACTCGACTTTAGGATTGTCTGGAATGCTTGGCCTTGCAGGGGCAAAGGAGATGCCATTTAAAGCCCAGGATAACTATTTCTGGTCTTTTATCATGCCTTTTGCTTTCCTCATGCATATGGGCTCTGCCTCTCCATGGCTTGGAGGTGTGTAAACAGTCTGCCTGCTCATAAACCAACCTCTTCCCTTCTCCTAAGCCACCCTCTTTCCAGGAAGGACCTGGAGAGCCGGGAAGTCCCAGGAGAGGTGGGCAGTCCCAAGGGAACTGTACCGTTTCTTACTTGGGAATTTCCAAATTATGCAGCAGATTGGAATAGCGGGGCCTGGGGgtggctggcagcaggcaggaccCTCTTAAAGCCGACGCTGGTGAAAGACAAAAGGCTCTTTGTTTGCCCAAACCTTGGGAATTCAGCATTTCCAGTGTGCCCCTCTTCAGATTTGGTTGCggaggctgctgctgaagcactttctaaaagaaaaatgtggatgttgtccagcaaagcagcagaatgGAGTGGGGCTGGTGTGtgcccgggctggggctggaggtgaAGCTGGGCTGGGTCGAGCTTCCTTCTCCAGAAACTtctgagcagcctcagctgccgGGGCTGAGCACGGGGGACGGCCGGGGAAGGCAGTGCCGAGGGGAACGGCCGTGACAACACGGAGTGATCCTGCGGGAGGAAACACGGAGCTTGCAGAGGGGAAGGATTAGCTTTTGGGAAAACATTGGCAGCTCCCCGGGCCGGGAGGCTGCAGTCAGTGCCAGACAGGAAGCGGCTGACGTGGAAGTGCCGGCTGGCCGGGATTATGAATGGCCAGAGGTGCCTTCCAGCCACACTGAGCCCTCCtcgccctgccctgccctgcccttcccgAGGTAAGCACTGGGCAGACCTTCGCTCCTCATATCACAAATCCATTCAAAAGAGCAGCTGGAAGTCTCGTCCTGGGAAGACAAGCCCTTGTTTGTTGCCAGACTGGCTCTGGAGGCGCAGAAACTGGCTGCCATTAGTGCAGTGCAGCTGCCAGGATTGTTCTGGTCCCTGCTCTCTGTAGTAAAATCTCTCCTTTGATCGGAGAAAACCAGGATCATCCTGTCCTGAGATACTGGGCTGGTGCAGAGTGGCCATGGGAAGGGATGTGTGAAAGGAGGGGGGTGGAATTATGGAAAAAATGTGCGTGTGCGTCTTGGCTGTTTTGTGCACGTTGCCTGTttggagctgcttttcttctctttctcactCTGTAAATTCATGCTTTTACTTGAAATGCTCAGTGCATCCAAAGTAACTTTATCAGGGCTGCTCTATGAGTCAGGAAGGTTTTGTGTCCTGTGTTGGGAACTCTGGTCTGGGAATGGCTCAGGGGGAAGCAGGATCGTGGCTCCCCTCTCCTGCggagctctggggacacggTGACAATCACAGGCTCCCCACCCAAGCAGCTAGACTTAGTGGGATtcagggacagcagcctggCTTCCCTGACAGGAAACTGGACAAATCCCTGATTTGGAGAGCTGCGttgctccctgggctgtgctgaaggGCTGTTTcaccagaggcagcaggatgtGGCCCGCCCAGCGCTGGGGTCACAGAGGAGGGAGGTGGCCTCGTGtctgacccctccccagctgcgGAGCCTCGCCCATGAAACCAACGgggaggttttttcccctcttttgaAAAAGGAAGCTTGGCCTCCGTGCCTGCCAGCACTGACAGagggtgcagagcagggctgagccctctGCAGGAGTGACCTGCTGAGGCCAGGAGCACAGGTAGGAGCTTGCTGACTGCTGCCTTGCTGGTTTTCCCCTGCCTTGCTGGATTTTCCTTGGCTGTTGTTAAACCCCTGTGCAGTGTtggcagcagaggggagcatggagtgctgctggggctggcagtgatgGAGCAGTCATGGGACTCCTGGAGTAATTTTTGGGCTATTCTGCCTCTGTAGGGAGGGCAGGATCTGttgggagctctgctggctcctggaaAACCTCGGGATGGTTGCAGCAAGGCACAAAGGGTTTCCTGGTGTTTTGGAGGAGGTGactcttcccttttccagacTCTGAGCTGCCTGTACAAGTGACCAAGAGTTGGGAAGCAGCTGTGTGGGCTTCCTCTGCCCAGAGCCTGGTGTTGGAGCAAGGCAGCTCCTCATGATCCACCATCCCTGGCGAGGGAAGAGGAATGgcaggacagtgccagcagccctggcagcaaaaccagcacaggacTGGAGCTGCACGAGCAGAGTGTCAGAGAAAAGGAGCTTTTGGatgagaggggaagggagggccAGGCCTTGAGACCCCTGGGCAGGCAAGTCCAGCACAGTAGGGAGCTGCTCCTCCCGTGTCCCTGGGATAAGCTGGAGGTGTGTTCATGCTCTGGACAGCCCACAGGGGTCATGGGCTCAGTGATCCCGAGCGATGGCCAAGGTCCTCTTGGAGCACCAGTGACGTCTGCTGTGATCTTGGCTGGCTGAAAGGAGGAGCCAACAAAATGTACTGAGGTTTGTTTGGAAGGGgagtggttttttcccctcacctttAAAGCTAGCAGATAACATCCAGGTACTTTGCATGTCCCATTTCCCAATTGTCTTTaacctttcctttcccttgtgTGCGGGGGCGGTGTCAGCTGTGACTCCTGCCTGTGGAAGTAGGTGTTGTACAGATGATATCATCCCCAAGCAATGTCAGGGATGCTTTGGTCTCTGTgcctctttatttttattttttttcctagagctAAATGTTTCTTTTAGCTGATTGCAGTCAGAGACTGTAATTAAATAGGCTGCATCTGCTTGATGTCTCAGCTACTCATTTTGCTAATGCTTCACACAGATGCTGAATCGTCTGAGAGACAATTGCTGCTGTGTTGAGCTCCCCAGTTCTCAGGGATGATGTGTCCATAGGATCAGGAATTTATTTGTAGGATGAGTACTGCCTCAACACCAAGTAAActctgccctgcacagagaCCCTGACAAATGTGAGGGCTGGGCAACCCCCAACCATGTGACAAGGGCAAGTGTcagatcctgccctgggaggggacagccctgggtgcagggacaggctgggaatgagaggctggagagcagcgctgtgggaagggacctgggggtcctggtcgGTGGCAAGTTGGATCTGAGTCACTGCTGGCAGCCCAAAGGGCCACCGTGTCCTGGGGGGCACCAGAAGCAGGGAgggattgtcccactctgctctgcactggggcagcctcacctccagtgctgggggcaccTTGGGCACCACAAGGTCAGAAGGACCCAAAGCTGTTgcagagtgtccaaaggagggacacggagctggggaaggtctggggagcagctgagggcacttggctcgttcagctggagcagaggagactgaggggagactcctcgggggctgcagctcctcccgaggggaggcagaggggcaggggctgagctctgctctgggacagggacaggagcccaggaagggctggagctgtgtcagggcttggcatggagctcagggaaaggttcttccccccgagggtgctgggcactgcccaggctccccagggaatggtcccggccccaaggctgccagagctccaggagcgtttggacaccgctctcagggatgctcagggtgggattgttggggggtctgggcagggccaggggttgcACTGATGATCCCTGAGGGTCCCTCCCAGTTCAgatattctgggattttatgaaAAGTCTCTCCATCCTGCTTAAATGAGAAAAGTGGTTGGTGTTTGTTTCTTGATGTATGGGGCCAAAGCCTGTTTGGTTTTACCCTTGGGATTTACTCCATCCACATCCATGCCAGGCCCTGCAGTGCAGATCCTCCAGACAAGAAGCAGGGATGGAGTCACTGCACCAGGGAGCCGCATGGAGGGcggtgctggtgctgctttgtTGTTTCTTGTGTGAGAGGATGTTTTCCTCCATCTCCAGTGCAGGGAACTCATCACAAGTGCTTTCCTGGACTTTCTGCTGGAAgtagcagcagcctcagcctcaGCACCTGCTGCCCACATTGCTGGTTCCTGGGGGCTGTGCCTCGGTTCCGGGGTGGGCGCAGTCTCTGAAGCTTCCGGCTCTGCCACAGGATGTGGTCAGGCTGTGACACAGCTCCTGGTAACCAGCACTACTCATCTGTCTCTCCACACCCTTCACTTCTTCCTCTGTCACGTCTGGGGCAGGATCACACTCCAAAGGACACGTCTGCCAAGGGGTTGTGCTGGGTTTGCCTCCCCTGAGGTGGCTCACAGGGTCACAGCAGCTGTTTTGGCAGCaggaaggccaggttggatggggcttggagcagcctggtctagtggaaggtgtccttgcacaccaaaggtgtccctgcccatagaAATTGTCCTTGCCCCTAGCAGGGAATTGCaactggatggtctttaaggtcccttccaacccaaactcaaactattccatgatGACATGTCTGCTCTGGATTCACCTCTCAGCCCGTGGTGGATCTCACTGAACcacattaaaatgcttttaggGTTTCTCCCAACACATCATAGCCCATGTTGGGGTTTGGATCTCTCAGCTCCTGCATGGAAGAGGTTACTGAGcccattcctgcaggaaatGTTGAGCCTGTTCTTAGTGGGGTGAACtggagtggtttggggtttcttccTCATTGTAATTAAGTAAGGAAACAAGAGGCCTTGGCTTTAAAGCTTTTTAATCTTTCTCCAGAGAAGAACTGCTGATTAGCACTGCAGCATCTGTTAGAGACGGGCTCGATTGCAGCCGTGGTAGTCATGACCTTGAGTTTGGGATGTGTTTGCCAGCGTTTGAGGACACTATTTACCTATTGGAACAACGCTGTAGCCTCATGTAAATCTCAGTAGATTCTGCTTGgggaaaggttttctttttttgctttcttgcttATGAAATTATGGGAACTTATTTATGCTATTTAAAGCATGAGCTTagtttctatttctttattcaTTTCTCTGTCCAGCAcatgtaaaataatatttttggtaCACGAAGCTTTCTGCCTTAAGCTTTCATCAAAGAGCAGCCTGTCACAAATTCTGTGAGGGGCTGGATGTGGGAACAAAGGAGGTATAATTAGCTACAGATAAACAGAGCTCTGTTTCTCGTCAGCATCCCTTCAGATCTCAACTTGTGTCTCACCCTTGGAGCTGATTCTTTTCTACAGtctggaagaggaagatgagCTTTCCAGTTTTCAACTTGCAAATGGAACTAAACTGAAATGGGAAATATGTTTATGGTCTGTGTGCACCTGCAgaagaggctgtggctgctctcagggctggTGTTATTTCAGGATATTTGCTTTCCGGGTGCCTGAGCTGTGACTTCTTCTTCTTGTTACCCTCTGCCTTGGTTCCTGTCTCTCACTTCTCGTGACTGATTTGGtgggggctgcctggcagcagctctgagctgtggtgTGGGCTGGCATCACCTGGCCTGACCTTGTTCCCAAAGGTGGGGATGCAGAGGTGACAATGGGATTTGGGTGAAACCCGGCTGGTTTTACCCTTCTTTGTGTGAGCCAAGCAGGTGGTGACATTTCTGCAGGGTTGAGGTCTCGTGGTGTGGCAATGTCAGGGTGAGTGGCAGCCCCCTCCCATGGCTGTGGGGCTGGTTCCCTCATTCCCACATGGAACAGGTCAGGAGGTGACTGTGCTCAGCCCAGGTCACccctccagcctccctcccctctgctccagaCGGGCaagggaagggggaggaaggaaagctgCCGTGGGCTCCCCCCCTTCTCAGATGTGGGGCAAGGGCCCAGATGGCATCCCAGATCTCTTCCTATGGGATTTAAATGAGGTTTCCTGTTGAGAGAGCTGCTCCTAATCGCTGCCCTTCTGTGCTGTGTTGCAGATCAGGACCAGATGAGCAGAGGGAGGTTTCTGTGAAGATCAGagtcaccccagccctgccctgggaagtgGCCGCGCCTCCGGCTGTCACCGCTGCGGGCCTGGAAGAGACAcgagagaaggaaaatgtcccACGCTTTAAAGCAAGTGTTCAATAAAGACAAAACCTTCCGGCCCAAGCGCAAGTTCGAGCCGGGCACTCAGCGGTTTGAGCTGCACAAGAAGGCCCAGGCCTCGCTCAACGCCGGCCTGGACCTGAAGGTGGCCGTGCAGCTGCCGCCGGGCGAGGAGCAGAACGACTGGGTGGCCGTGCACGTCGTGGACTTCTTCAACCGCATCAACCTCATCTACGGCACCATCAGTGACTATTGCACGGAGCAGTCCTGCCCCGTCATGTCGGGGGGCCCCAAGTACGAGTACCGGTGGCAGGACGAGCACAAGTACCGCAAACCCACGGCCCTGTCTGCGCCCCAGTACATGAACCTGCTCATGGACTGGATCGAGGTGCAGATCAACAACGAGGACATCTTCCCCACCAACGTCGGTGAGTTTgggtcccagctggggctggagggagggaggtgggtgTGGAGCTTTCTGGAGCCCCTGTTGCTGTTCCAGGAGAtactgcagcacagctgaccCCTGTAGCAGAGctgtttctctctgcttctcagGTGGGCAGTGCAGTGAGCTCTTCACAGCtcttctgcagtgctgaaatACCTGGAGCTGTACCAGATACACTGGGAGTCATGGATACCTGGAGGCAGTGAAACAGGAGGCTGCCCTTAGAGCAGTCAGTCTCAGAGGTGGCTCTGGAGTGGTTCATGCTGGGTGCAGGATGGCTCTCTGGGAGCTGATGGCCAGCCCAGGTCtgaggcacagctctgtgtcacctgctgaTGCTGCCACGTGCCATAATCACCCCCTCTGTTATTAGATGCCACATTGGCTGCCTCCGCTCCTCCTGAGGGGTGGGATGCTCTGGAGGGAAGGGCCTTGTCTCAtctcctgccagggctgtggaaACGGGAGTTTGGCCTAGGATACCTCAGTCTCCAAATCCAAACACAGCTTTGGCACGGAGattg is part of the Catharus ustulatus isolate bCatUst1 chromosome 29, bCatUst1.pri.v2, whole genome shotgun sequence genome and harbors:
- the LOC117008517 gene encoding MOB kinase activator 3A translates to MSHALKQVFNKDKTFRPKRKFEPGTQRFELHKKAQASLNAGLDLKVAVQLPPGEEQNDWVAVHVVDFFNRINLIYGTISDYCTEQSCPVMSGGPKYEYRWQDEHKYRKPTALSAPQYMNLLMDWIEVQINNEDIFPTNVGTPFPKNFLPVVKKILSRLFRVFVHVYIHHFDRITQMGSEAHVNTCYKHFYYFVKEFNLIDTKELEPLKEMTSRMCH